A genomic segment from Candidatus Brocadia sinica JPN1 encodes:
- a CDS encoding DUF58 domain-containing protein, which produces MELRAKLLVDGVLSGIHKSPYKGSSIEFLEHKEYSPGNEIKHIDWKVLAKTDRYYIKQFEEETNLKCYIFIDSSGSMGYKSTGISKFEYAATLAASLAYLLLKQSDLVGLISFSDKALQYIPPRSRLTHLHVLLNALTELKTAGRSDTSAILNEFVEKIGRRSLIIIISDFFDDTKKIIHQLKYFLFKKNEVILFHILDPYELTFPFETITFFESMEDERRILADPKSMKDQYLSEINHFIEQFRQSCFENQIDYWLIDSSTPLDQALIKFLARRETSLRPTHKG; this is translated from the coding sequence ATGGAATTACGTGCAAAACTTCTGGTAGACGGAGTTTTGTCCGGTATTCACAAAAGCCCCTATAAAGGTTCCAGTATCGAATTCCTTGAGCATAAAGAATACTCGCCGGGAAATGAGATAAAACATATCGATTGGAAGGTACTGGCAAAGACAGATAGATATTACATCAAGCAGTTTGAGGAAGAAACGAACCTCAAATGTTACATATTCATCGACAGCAGTGGCTCAATGGGATATAAATCAACCGGTATCAGTAAGTTTGAATATGCTGCTACCCTTGCGGCTTCACTGGCGTATTTATTATTGAAGCAATCCGACCTTGTTGGGCTGATCAGCTTTAGCGACAAGGCGCTGCAATACATACCCCCGAGGTCACGCCTCACACACTTGCATGTCTTGCTGAATGCCCTCACGGAATTAAAGACTGCGGGGAGATCAGACACCAGTGCCATATTAAACGAATTTGTCGAAAAGATTGGCCGCCGTTCTTTAATCATTATCATATCTGATTTTTTTGATGACACAAAAAAAATAATCCATCAGTTGAAATATTTCCTGTTCAAAAAAAATGAGGTTATCTTGTTTCATATACTTGATCCATATGAGCTAACGTTCCCTTTTGAAACGATTACCTTTTTTGAATCAATGGAAGATGAGAGGCGCATTTTGGCAGACCCTAAATCCATGAAAGACCAATATCTTTCTGAGATTAACCACTTTATTGAACAATTCAGGCAATCCTGCTTTGAAAATCAAATCGATTACTGGCTTATCGATTCTTCGACTCCGCTAGATCAGGCGCTTATCAAGTTTCTGGCAAGAAGAGAAACCTCTTTGCGCCCAACTCACAAGGGCTGA
- a CDS encoding vWA domain-containing protein: MLSFLNPLLLLGILGASIPIIIHLINKKKAVSHKFAAIDFLLETKKRIYVKFKLRQLILLILRASLLVFLATALARPLIRNFGGVAEKNIPTSNVIIIDDSYSMQYSDRHEPFFASAKTAAKKIVDTLTKDDDAAVITCSGIASQVLPELDYDKKHLLDFLEQSQPSYTVTQIAPALDAAVEILATARTSVKRIFLLTDMTRNGWDPAWFKGGQEKLKRHVSRIHIVDISEGRKLKNIAITQVEPKLTMLERISEGRIKATVSNFSPAQAKDLLAQVFVGGEKVTQGFFNIEASASDTKEFFFTVEKGKVHQGWIEIAADNLSVDNKRYFTINTTHKLDTLLIDGDPKTNIYESETFYLEKALNPGREHVSPIKPVICSIHEVNNITFANFNIIFLCNVETLPSDKIRELEKFVKEGGSVVFTLGNKVDADYYNNSFSALLPHRLYTTRTFSSSSPLSEEQPLSLKAAEPIHPIIRILPETQMNTLSSAKFYRIFYVDPTPQGTCKTVLSFSDNTPALIERQVERGKAALFTSSIDRDWTDLPVRPFFLPLIQQLCRFVSGNVFEEVQNEILVRHDWQSPCPGDMNAIEITNPEGAKTVLQPGIVNNEKSFSYNETNMPGVYAVTVDGKPHPQFPAYFPVNIDTTESNLDKIDQKEITAFMGGTNLTITTSHIGEAHDVLLGEAKKTLWGLILFLTLCILFIESFVSRK, encoded by the coding sequence ATGCTCTCCTTTCTTAATCCCCTTTTATTGTTGGGCATACTGGGTGCAAGCATCCCCATCATTATCCATCTCATAAACAAGAAAAAGGCCGTCTCGCATAAGTTTGCAGCCATTGACTTTCTCCTGGAAACAAAAAAACGCATCTATGTAAAATTCAAACTTCGCCAGTTAATCCTTTTAATCCTCCGGGCTTCCCTGCTCGTCTTCCTTGCAACGGCCCTTGCAAGACCACTTATAAGAAACTTCGGCGGGGTCGCGGAAAAAAACATCCCTACAAGCAACGTTATTATCATAGACGACTCGTACAGTATGCAGTATTCAGACCGTCACGAACCGTTTTTTGCATCTGCCAAAACTGCCGCAAAGAAGATCGTTGATACCCTGACAAAAGACGATGATGCCGCTGTAATTACCTGCTCCGGCATAGCATCGCAGGTCCTGCCTGAACTCGATTACGATAAAAAACACCTTTTAGACTTCCTAGAGCAATCACAACCCAGTTATACAGTCACCCAGATTGCACCTGCATTGGATGCGGCAGTTGAAATTTTAGCAACTGCCAGGACATCAGTGAAACGGATATTTCTGCTTACTGATATGACACGAAATGGCTGGGACCCTGCCTGGTTCAAGGGTGGACAAGAAAAATTGAAAAGACATGTATCCAGGATTCATATCGTGGATATATCAGAAGGCAGAAAACTCAAAAACATAGCCATTACTCAAGTTGAACCCAAACTAACCATGTTAGAAAGAATTTCAGAAGGCCGTATCAAAGCAACCGTATCTAATTTTTCACCTGCACAGGCCAAAGATCTTTTAGCACAAGTGTTCGTTGGCGGGGAAAAAGTAACGCAGGGCTTTTTTAATATCGAAGCCAGTGCATCAGACACGAAGGAATTTTTCTTTACCGTAGAAAAAGGGAAGGTTCATCAGGGTTGGATTGAAATTGCCGCGGACAATTTAAGCGTGGACAACAAACGATATTTCACGATAAATACAACACACAAACTGGATACATTGTTGATTGATGGCGATCCCAAAACAAATATCTACGAAAGTGAAACCTTCTATCTTGAGAAGGCATTAAACCCGGGACGTGAGCACGTATCTCCCATCAAACCAGTAATATGTTCAATACACGAAGTCAATAACATTACCTTTGCCAATTTTAATATTATCTTTTTGTGTAATGTTGAAACCCTACCATCTGACAAAATCCGCGAGCTTGAAAAGTTTGTAAAAGAAGGCGGATCGGTTGTTTTTACCCTTGGCAATAAGGTAGATGCCGATTATTATAATAATTCATTTAGCGCCCTTCTGCCCCATCGACTCTACACTACAAGAACTTTTTCCAGTAGCAGCCCGCTATCGGAAGAACAGCCACTTAGCCTGAAGGCTGCAGAACCCATACACCCTATTATACGCATCCTTCCCGAAACCCAAATGAATACATTGTCTTCGGCAAAGTTTTACCGGATATTTTATGTTGACCCAACACCGCAAGGAACTTGTAAAACAGTACTTTCCTTTTCCGACAATACCCCGGCTCTTATTGAACGGCAGGTCGAGCGGGGAAAGGCGGCGCTTTTTACGTCGTCGATAGATCGGGATTGGACGGATTTACCCGTAAGACCATTTTTCCTTCCGCTCATACAGCAACTGTGCAGATTTGTATCGGGAAATGTCTTCGAAGAGGTACAAAATGAAATCCTGGTCAGACACGATTGGCAATCCCCCTGTCCCGGAGATATGAACGCTATAGAAATAACCAATCCTGAAGGGGCAAAAACCGTCCTGCAACCAGGCATCGTGAATAACGAAAAATCCTTTTCATACAACGAGACAAATATGCCAGGGGTTTATGCTGTTACCGTGGATGGGAAGCCGCATCCGCAATTCCCCGCGTATTTTCCTGTGAATATAGATACTACCGAATCTAACTTGGACAAAATAGATCAAAAAGAAATTACGGCCTTTATGGGTGGTACAAACCTCACCATAACAACCTCACATATCGGCGAAGCACACGACGTACTCCTCGGAGAAGCCAAAAAGACCCTTTGGGGCCTCATCCTCTTTCTCACCCTATGCATCCTCTTCATCGAATCATTTGTTTCCAGAAAATAA
- a CDS encoding carboxypeptidase regulatory-like domain-containing protein → MRKLIVLMVLSLFTCGVTKATVAGDICGYVYDTNNKGLPGVKISSKDDYKVYSEKTSASGSYYLSLSVGSYTLTYEKEGYQTQSSDVSLLKDEKKYLEMVVMVANPIPTN, encoded by the coding sequence ATGAGGAAATTGATTGTGTTAATGGTTTTGAGTTTATTTACGTGTGGTGTTACAAAAGCAACAGTTGCAGGCGATATTTGTGGGTATGTGTACGATACTAATAATAAAGGTTTGCCTGGAGTTAAGATATCTAGTAAAGACGATTATAAAGTTTATAGTGAAAAAACGTCTGCTAGTGGCAGTTATTACCTTTCTTTAAGTGTTGGAAGTTATACGCTCACATATGAAAAAGAAGGTTACCAAACACAAAGTAGTGATGTAAGTTTATTAAAGGATGAAAAAAAATATTTAGAGATGGTTGTTATGGTCGCAAACCCAATTCCGACTAATTAA
- a CDS encoding Crp/Fnr family transcriptional regulator, which produces MEQFISRTEKIKDGSIILEEGSWAYYAYVLQSGRAKVWKNINNKPALVGTLKEGDIFGEMSFFGMAKRTASVTADGDVIVGMITKDTFMDAVNKLPKESRVKLDKMTQDLLYLNDAYNRLTNCIREISDIKGRMIDPKLFEKEVENMPDLLREVVGRASKRFISAIDGSIKLMTQLEEASRTIDSLSTTLIQRCE; this is translated from the coding sequence ATGGAGCAGTTCATTAGCAGAACGGAGAAGATAAAGGATGGTAGTATCATCCTGGAAGAAGGCAGTTGGGCTTATTACGCTTACGTTTTACAATCCGGTAGGGCCAAGGTCTGGAAAAACATCAATAACAAACCGGCGCTTGTTGGCACGTTAAAGGAAGGGGATATTTTTGGGGAAATGAGTTTCTTTGGTATGGCGAAAAGAACCGCCTCTGTGACAGCAGATGGCGATGTAATAGTAGGCATGATCACCAAAGACACCTTTATGGACGCTGTTAATAAACTCCCGAAAGAATCGCGTGTCAAACTCGACAAAATGACGCAAGACCTCTTATACCTTAACGATGCCTATAACCGTTTGACGAATTGTATACGTGAGATATCGGATATCAAAGGGCGGATGATTGATCCCAAGCTTTTTGAGAAAGAGGTCGAAAACATGCCAGATCTCTTGCGCGAAGTAGTGGGCCGGGCGAGTAAACGTTTTATTTCAGCTATAGACGGAAGTATAAAACTCATGACGCAACTGGAAGAAGCCTCCAGGACTATCGATTCATTATCTACGACACTGATTCAAAGATGTGAATAA
- a CDS encoding adenylate/guanylate cyclase domain-containing protein gives MENNTIKFPTEKAKRIVLFCDLRNSTDILMDFEHGIYCGIESSGVKPFTYAEFIMDVHETSYKELYLGHENTYAEIYGDGVMGIFPEDNAKYILENIYRLTKRMRIYNDSQSEGVFKPRIDIGFGITVGGVSFVYYPLDKRHHPVGRCIHEAARIEGLSRLYDARVLISDRFFKFAEGYIHTDQRFSYRFIDRIILKGFREPVTLFELLIDNDPRFEIKKNSMKEYSEAYSRYCRREWGTAAELFQKIYQEYGLGIGSVMAKRCNILSKSPSNTDWNGIWNMKDK, from the coding sequence ATGGAAAACAATACTATTAAATTTCCAACTGAAAAGGCGAAGCGGATTGTTCTGTTTTGCGACCTCAGGAATTCAACAGATATATTGATGGATTTCGAACATGGTATCTACTGTGGCATTGAAAGTTCAGGAGTAAAACCCTTTACCTATGCAGAATTTATTATGGACGTCCATGAAACGTCCTATAAAGAACTCTATTTAGGGCATGAAAACACCTATGCAGAAATATATGGTGATGGTGTGATGGGAATATTTCCGGAAGATAATGCAAAGTACATTTTAGAAAATATTTATAGGCTTACAAAACGCATGCGCATTTATAATGATTCCCAAAGCGAGGGTGTCTTTAAACCCAGAATCGATATCGGTTTTGGCATTACGGTAGGAGGGGTTTCGTTTGTTTATTACCCACTGGATAAACGCCATCATCCGGTAGGACGATGTATTCATGAGGCTGCCAGAATTGAAGGACTATCGAGATTATATGATGCCAGGGTTTTGATTTCTGACCGGTTTTTTAAATTTGCTGAAGGTTACATTCATACTGACCAGAGGTTCTCTTATCGTTTCATTGACCGGATTATACTAAAGGGCTTCAGGGAACCCGTTACCCTATTTGAACTTCTTATTGACAATGACCCCAGATTTGAGATTAAAAAAAACTCCATGAAAGAATATTCGGAGGCGTACTCGAGGTATTGCAGAAGAGAATGGGGAACAGCAGCGGAACTCTTTCAGAAAATCTACCAGGAATATGGATTAGGTATAGGATCGGTTATGGCAAAAAGATGTAATATCCTTTCAAAGAGCCCCTCCAATACAGATTGGAATGGAATATGGAATATGAAGGATAAATAG
- a CDS encoding B12-binding domain-containing radical SAM protein: MNWNDKILSWYNIIPQYPLISFKSELLPALIEWQRGKGQTTFNCQVSINLADDEQLMRMMIDTGFDIVFIGIETPNEDTLIECGKKHNKNRNLIEDVKRIHRAGLQVEGGFIVGFDNDMHSVFQQQIDFIQKSGIVMAVVGMLQALPGTKLPKRLRQENRVLGQISWNSIDGGTNIIPAMSLDVLREGYKNILHHIYSPKHYYHRLKTFFREYNPQKTETPQNFGYILALFRSIYHVGIIGKERFHYWNFLLWTCLNYPKLFPLAIRLAIYGHHFHKVCELHIFKNSSLPTKYLKNNSGIIHDYTDRLFERPQVVTQNRIQNGD; the protein is encoded by the coding sequence TTGAACTGGAACGATAAAATATTGTCATGGTACAATATTATTCCTCAATATCCGTTAATTTCATTTAAGTCAGAATTATTGCCCGCACTTATCGAATGGCAACGAGGCAAAGGGCAAACAACATTCAATTGTCAGGTCTCTATAAACCTTGCGGATGATGAGCAGTTGATGAGAATGATGATTGATACCGGATTTGATATCGTTTTTATTGGAATTGAGACGCCGAATGAAGACACTCTGATCGAATGCGGCAAAAAACACAACAAAAACCGCAACTTAATTGAAGACGTAAAACGCATACACCGGGCAGGATTGCAGGTAGAAGGAGGTTTTATTGTTGGGTTTGATAACGATATGCACTCCGTCTTCCAGCAACAAATTGATTTTATTCAGAAAAGTGGGATTGTAATGGCTGTTGTTGGGATGCTTCAAGCGCTGCCTGGCACGAAACTTCCCAAACGTCTGAGACAGGAAAATCGTGTGCTAGGTCAAATATCCTGGAACAGTATAGACGGTGGAACAAATATTATCCCTGCGATGAGCCTTGATGTCCTACGGGAGGGATACAAAAATATCCTGCATCACATTTATTCTCCAAAACACTACTATCACCGCCTCAAGACCTTCTTCCGGGAATATAACCCTCAAAAAACTGAAACCCCACAGAACTTCGGGTACATCCTGGCATTGTTTCGTTCAATCTACCACGTGGGAATCATAGGCAAGGAACGATTCCATTATTGGAACTTCTTGTTATGGACATGCCTTAACTATCCAAAGTTGTTCCCGCTAGCCATCAGACTTGCAATTTACGGTCACCATTTCCATAAAGTCTGCGAACTACACATCTTTAAGAACTCGTCATTGCCAACCAAATACCTGAAAAATAATTCCGGGATAATTCACGATTATACGGACAGGTTGTTTGAAAGACCTCAGGTAGTTACTCAAAACAGGATACAAAATGGTGATTAA
- the ispD gene encoding 2-C-methyl-D-erythritol 4-phosphate cytidylyltransferase: MAVSVVLVGAGLGLRMGGSVKKPFLPIHGKPIFLHTIERFSQTDVIGEIILVVGEAEIQFLREQWQDVLDACKVKKIVAGGKKRQNSVYNGLCQTRADAEIVLIHDIVRPLVRKEHIEAVINKVRESHAAILAAPMKATVKEAGSDLRIQRTVPRNNLWMAQTPQGFKRELILKVFDQFQDVDREFTDDAQMVEKAGYPVYIVPGTDENIKITTPEDMRIAEALLK; encoded by the coding sequence ATGGCAGTATCAGTTGTTTTAGTTGGAGCGGGTCTTGGCTTACGTATGGGTGGGTCTGTCAAAAAACCCTTCCTGCCGATTCATGGCAAACCCATATTTCTCCACACGATTGAACGGTTTTCTCAAACTGACGTGATCGGTGAAATCATCCTTGTTGTTGGTGAGGCTGAGATACAATTCCTTCGTGAACAATGGCAGGATGTCCTGGATGCCTGCAAGGTAAAAAAAATCGTTGCCGGTGGCAAAAAACGTCAGAATAGTGTTTATAATGGGCTTTGCCAGACGAGGGCTGATGCCGAAATCGTATTGATCCACGATATTGTCAGACCCCTTGTACGAAAAGAACACATCGAAGCGGTTATAAACAAGGTAAGAGAATCCCACGCCGCTATCCTTGCCGCACCTATGAAGGCTACCGTTAAAGAGGCAGGAAGTGATTTGCGCATCCAGCGGACCGTCCCAAGAAATAATCTCTGGATGGCCCAGACACCGCAAGGATTCAAAAGGGAACTCATCCTAAAAGTCTTCGATCAATTTCAGGACGTGGATAGAGAATTTACGGACGATGCGCAAATGGTGGAAAAGGCAGGGTACCCCGTGTATATTGTGCCTGGTACAGATGAAAATATTAAAATTACCACACCAGAAGATATGCGCATCGCTGAAGCATTGCTTAAATAA
- a CDS encoding HIT family protein has protein sequence MKNLWAPWRIAYIQEQPKESGCFLCNSFQSNQDEKHLIVYRGKECFCILNKYPYNSGHLMIVPNKHKPDISDLTDQEMLEIMKLTRDMKELLMAMMEPEGFNLGINLGRSAGAGLVGHFHLHIVPRWNGDTNFMPIISDVKIIPQSLEDLYKEFKKRL, from the coding sequence ATGAAAAATCTCTGGGCGCCATGGCGTATCGCATATATTCAGGAACAACCGAAAGAAAGCGGTTGTTTCCTCTGTAACTCTTTTCAGAGTAATCAGGACGAAAAACATCTCATTGTTTATCGGGGCAAAGAGTGTTTCTGTATCCTGAACAAATATCCATATAATAGCGGCCATCTCATGATTGTACCGAACAAGCACAAGCCGGATATTTCGGACCTCACCGATCAGGAAATGCTGGAGATTATGAAGCTGACACGAGACATGAAAGAGCTTCTTATGGCCATGATGGAACCCGAGGGTTTTAATCTTGGCATCAATTTGGGAAGGTCTGCCGGCGCGGGGCTTGTTGGTCATTTCCACCTCCATATTGTGCCACGATGGAATGGAGACACAAACTTTATGCCTATTATCTCTGATGTGAAGATTATTCCACAGTCTCTGGAAGACCTGTATAAAGAATTTAAAAAACGTTTGTAA
- a CDS encoding FmdB family zinc ribbon protein yields the protein MPIYDFQCNQCNTKFDEYFRSASERKKLFCPSCQSGNVQKIFSVFGVSVGGSGSGTPDGGSGGCGSCTASTCAGCG from the coding sequence ATGCCAATATATGACTTCCAATGTAACCAATGCAATACAAAATTTGACGAATATTTCAGGAGTGCATCAGAGCGGAAAAAACTGTTTTGTCCGTCCTGCCAGAGTGGTAATGTTCAAAAGATATTTTCGGTATTTGGGGTATCTGTGGGAGGAAGTGGCAGTGGTACTCCTGATGGCGGTTCAGGTGGTTGTGGAAGTTGCACAGCCTCTACCTGTGCCGGGTGTGGATAG
- a CDS encoding LysM peptidoglycan-binding domain-containing protein has product MRSIEGQKSGASYQPSISGEKTTYVVKKGDTLWRISKNYGVSVDTILRANHIGNTKDLKVGQKLIIPTAGKSYTSFASHSSCASTTSNVTGGVSARGFIWPVKGQIVSQFGETRNGVKNSGIYILPQPGQKVVAAKKGTVEAVTDADDGMRAIVIKHEGGVRTIYGCCCNPVVGEGSYVEQGQPIANANPGGTGKSQEVNFKIYVKDKPVNPMSYLP; this is encoded by the coding sequence ATGAGATCCATCGAAGGTCAAAAGTCAGGGGCTTCTTATCAACCCTCCATTTCAGGCGAAAAGACGACCTATGTAGTTAAAAAAGGGGATACCTTGTGGCGCATTTCGAAAAACTACGGAGTATCCGTTGATACAATTCTTCGGGCCAATCATATCGGTAATACAAAAGACTTGAAAGTGGGGCAGAAGCTTATCATCCCCACCGCTGGAAAATCTTATACATCGTTTGCATCGCACTCAAGTTGTGCATCAACAACAAGTAATGTTACTGGTGGTGTGTCTGCCCGTGGTTTTATCTGGCCTGTAAAAGGACAAATTGTGTCGCAATTCGGTGAAACGAGGAATGGAGTGAAAAATTCAGGTATCTATATATTGCCACAACCAGGCCAAAAGGTTGTGGCCGCTAAAAAGGGTACCGTCGAGGCCGTCACCGATGCGGATGACGGCATGCGTGCCATCGTGATTAAACACGAGGGAGGAGTCCGCACCATATACGGATGCTGTTGTAATCCGGTTGTGGGGGAAGGCAGTTATGTGGAGCAGGGACAGCCCATAGCAAATGCGAATCCGGGGGGTACAGGCAAATCACAAGAAGTCAATTTTAAGATCTATGTTAAAGACAAGCCTGTTAATCCCATGTCTTATTTGCCATGA
- a CDS encoding nitroreductase family protein, producing the protein MEILKAIKERRSIRSFQKKDISGEIVDKLIDALIWAPSAGNLQARKFLFVKDAKLKKGIVSSALGQSFIAEAPLVIVGCTDSRISGRYGERGVYLYSIQDVAASIMGMMLVAHENGLGTVWVGAFDEEEVFNLLNLPENLRPVAIVPVGYPLVTPPPPPRVSKHEAVEFR; encoded by the coding sequence ATGGAGATTTTAAAAGCAATTAAGGAGAGAAGGAGCATAAGGAGTTTCCAGAAAAAGGACATTTCCGGGGAAATTGTTGATAAACTCATAGATGCCCTGATATGGGCGCCGAGTGCAGGGAATCTGCAGGCAAGAAAGTTCCTTTTTGTGAAAGATGCAAAACTCAAAAAGGGAATTGTCTCATCTGCTTTGGGCCAAAGTTTTATTGCCGAAGCGCCCCTTGTAATCGTTGGTTGCACAGATAGCAGGATCTCTGGCAGATATGGAGAGAGGGGTGTATATCTTTACTCCATTCAGGACGTCGCAGCCAGTATTATGGGCATGATGCTGGTAGCGCATGAAAACGGGCTCGGCACGGTATGGGTGGGCGCATTTGATGAGGAAGAGGTATTCAATCTCCTGAATTTACCTGAAAATCTCCGTCCTGTTGCCATAGTACCTGTTGGCTATCCCCTCGTGACTCCGCCACCTCCTCCGCGGGTATCAAAACATGAGGCAGTGGAGTTTCGATAA
- a CDS encoding PPC domain-containing DNA-binding protein gives MKYQVGKTGRVVVARFEDKEDVLGNLSSIAKKEGISAAAFYLVGGMREGKIVVGPEKDEIPPAPVWRDLGESHEVVGFGTIFNQNNEPKVHLHAAFGKKDAVKVGCLRENSSTFLVLEAVIIELCGINAARELDPVSGLNILKL, from the coding sequence ATGAAATATCAGGTAGGTAAGACAGGAAGGGTTGTCGTCGCAAGATTTGAAGACAAAGAGGATGTTCTTGGAAATCTCAGTAGCATAGCAAAAAAAGAGGGTATAAGCGCTGCTGCATTTTATCTGGTAGGCGGCATGCGTGAAGGGAAGATTGTGGTAGGGCCTGAAAAAGATGAGATTCCCCCTGCCCCCGTGTGGAGAGATCTTGGCGAAAGCCACGAAGTCGTCGGATTCGGAACCATATTTAACCAGAACAACGAGCCAAAGGTCCATTTACATGCAGCATTCGGCAAAAAGGATGCGGTAAAGGTCGGATGCCTCAGGGAAAATTCTAGCACATTTCTCGTCCTTGAGGCTGTAATTATCGAACTCTGCGGAATCAATGCGGCAAGGGAGCTTGATCCTGTGTCAGGATTAAACATTTTGAAGCTTTAA
- a CDS encoding phosphomannomutase, which translates to MKINDFKDAISCWKFILSDVKRNAGLLKEIRRFATENTAPVEIVFGTSGWRGETGTDFTFHNVRIVTTAILEMFKAGGQEVMESLGVKNFDEVKRRGVIVGHDNRFLGPEFATAVMGLLAREGIKVYYAGEATTPEFSAAIDMLHAACSINLTPSHNPANYSGFKFNPSDGGPAGSEITKVIEKNANRMMAEKTMIQEPKGGDFHKIDTIKLYEGFLKKRGTLDLERIRRFIREADCFVCIDHVHGATRRRPNILLGESPKIRYLRADDDYLFGGIPPEPSGKNMKLVMEVLGEKENRFKLGAIMDPDGDRIRFTDGETDITMNHFGAMALHFLHTYKHIPGVLVKSVATSNFGNAIAGKLGVPIKETAVGFKNFRPYMLQDAKERAIVSYEESDGISGYNNTLEKDALFGLLLAIEMMAVTGKNIGEYLCELEKKFGAYFPERAGVEVDRSLAGAPLLEKLSRLQTKLTVGSKITVGKNSKNIKTIINRDGIKVVFDDDSWFLIRPSGTEPKVRFYVETRSSEDLRDMIGAAERLTREALA; encoded by the coding sequence ATGAAAATAAATGATTTTAAAGATGCAATATCCTGCTGGAAGTTTATACTTTCAGACGTAAAACGAAACGCAGGTCTTCTCAAAGAAATTAGAAGATTTGCAACAGAAAATACTGCGCCTGTTGAAATCGTTTTTGGTACATCAGGCTGGAGGGGTGAAACGGGCACCGATTTTACCTTTCATAACGTGCGCATAGTAACTACTGCGATTCTGGAAATGTTCAAGGCTGGCGGGCAGGAGGTGATGGAATCACTTGGAGTAAAGAATTTTGATGAGGTTAAAAGGCGGGGTGTGATTGTAGGCCATGACAACCGGTTTTTAGGGCCTGAATTCGCAACAGCCGTAATGGGATTGCTTGCGAGAGAAGGAATAAAGGTCTACTATGCAGGTGAGGCCACTACTCCGGAATTTTCCGCTGCCATTGATATGTTACATGCCGCCTGTTCTATAAACCTTACCCCTTCGCACAATCCGGCGAATTATTCAGGATTTAAATTTAATCCATCTGATGGAGGGCCCGCCGGTTCAGAGATAACAAAGGTTATCGAAAAAAATGCAAACAGGATGATGGCTGAGAAGACGATGATACAAGAACCAAAGGGAGGGGATTTCCACAAAATTGATACGATAAAACTCTATGAGGGCTTTCTGAAAAAACGTGGCACCCTAGACCTTGAGAGGATAAGGCGTTTTATAAGAGAGGCGGACTGTTTTGTTTGTATCGACCATGTCCATGGCGCTACGAGGAGAAGGCCGAATATACTCCTGGGTGAAAGTCCGAAAATAAGATATTTAAGGGCGGATGATGACTATCTCTTTGGAGGCATACCACCAGAACCTTCAGGAAAGAATATGAAGTTGGTTATGGAGGTATTAGGAGAGAAAGAAAACAGATTTAAGTTGGGCGCCATAATGGATCCGGATGGTGACAGGATACGATTCACGGATGGGGAAACAGACATTACTATGAACCACTTTGGAGCCATGGCGTTACATTTTTTGCATACATACAAGCATATTCCGGGTGTCCTGGTAAAGTCTGTAGCCACGAGCAACTTTGGAAATGCTATTGCCGGAAAACTCGGCGTTCCTATAAAAGAGACGGCAGTTGGTTTTAAAAATTTCAGACCCTATATGCTTCAGGACGCAAAAGAGAGGGCTATCGTCTCATATGAGGAAAGCGACGGTATATCAGGCTATAATAATACGCTTGAAAAGGATGCCTTATTCGGGCTTTTGCTTGCAATTGAAATGATGGCAGTTACCGGGAAAAATATTGGTGAGTATCTCTGTGAACTTGAGAAGAAATTTGGGGCTTATTTTCCCGAAAGGGCCGGTGTGGAGGTTGACCGTTCTTTGGCAGGTGCGCCACTTCTTGAGAAGCTTTCGAGACTTCAGACAAAACTGACTGTCGGAAGCAAAATAACGGTTGGCAAAAATAGTAAAAATATCAAAACAATAATAAATAGAGACGGAATAAAGGTTGTATTCGATGATGATTCGTGGTTTTTGATAAGGCCGTCAGGCACTGAGCCGAAGGTAAGATTTTATGTGGAGACACGGTCTTCAGAGGATCTGAGAGATATGATCGGGGCAGCTGAAAGGCTGACGAGAGAAGCACTTGCATAG